From one Thermomicrobiales bacterium genomic stretch:
- a CDS encoding cyanophycinase, producing the protein MQLGQIDFGPLLAIGGAEDKFGNRKILRRFVELSGGDAARIAIIPTASAIDDAGQRYKGIFLELGATTADVVFVGDREDANRGELVDIVAESTGIFITGGNQIRVAAILGGTEIARTIVRKHREGATIGGTSAGASVMSAIMVAGGPSGSTPRPHNATMSPGLGLIDSVIIDQHFRERDRVGRLVTMVSFNPGLLGLGIDEDTAALIWPQGTMEVVGRGSVLIVDGSHMKSDVFASHGKHPLTVANVLVHFVAEGCRFDMGERKVLVG; encoded by the coding sequence GTGCAGTTGGGTCAAATCGATTTCGGGCCGTTACTCGCTATAGGCGGCGCTGAGGACAAGTTCGGGAATCGGAAGATACTGCGGCGGTTCGTCGAGCTGTCAGGCGGGGATGCCGCGCGTATTGCGATTATCCCGACGGCCTCAGCAATCGACGACGCCGGCCAGCGATACAAGGGCATCTTCCTCGAGCTCGGGGCGACGACGGCGGATGTCGTCTTCGTCGGAGACCGTGAGGATGCGAACCGCGGCGAGCTGGTCGACATTGTCGCGGAAAGCACCGGCATCTTCATTACCGGTGGGAATCAGATTCGCGTTGCCGCGATCCTGGGAGGCACCGAGATCGCGCGAACGATTGTTCGGAAGCATCGTGAGGGCGCGACCATCGGCGGAACGAGCGCCGGGGCATCGGTGATGAGCGCCATCATGGTTGCTGGCGGGCCCAGCGGCTCGACGCCTCGCCCGCACAACGCGACGATGTCGCCGGGCCTGGGCCTGATCGATTCAGTCATCATCGACCAGCACTTTCGTGAGCGTGACCGCGTCGGTCGACTGGTGACAATGGTGAGCTTCAACCCGGGACTGCTCGGGCTCGGCATCGACGAAGATACTGCCGCGCTCATCTGGCCGCAGGGAACCATGGAAGTCGTCGGTCGTGGGTCTGTCCTGATCGTGGACGGCTCGCATATGAAGAGCGACGTCTTCGCCAGCCACGGAAAGCATCCGCTGACTGTGGCAAATGTCCTGGTTCACTTTGTTGCCGAAGGCTGCCGATTTGATATGGGCGAGCGTAAGGTCCTGGTCGGCTAG
- a CDS encoding alkaline phosphatase family protein, whose protein sequence is MPLDAWFHQATDWPDAVLPAYDGGSIANLPVSILRAFGVPVCVNPLVSPLDESILPRELLDNARVVVLVVVDGLSSAALERDAFCVDVIPPVIKRTITSVFPTTTAAALTSLQYGTSPGSHGMAGYTVFLPALGRVINLVRFKPVDGSSIDSKRLDPRAMVVTPSIFDRLRDVGVGSVVVSHQEYERSPLTLAQSGDTEYLGHRTLAEMAARLSSAVRRPGRRFVFGYWAGVDMLSHTWGPASDAARLDFRLFQRALVDGVLIPLRDRGEDAVVIVTADHGHTTVDPERQISLADLARVVGGWAGPPTGERRAVGLTVPTGSRAMLASAVSGRGAVVPVADAMLHGLFGPPPHHPELISRIGDLLLLARANASFPYRVHGENKPPALGAHGSLTADEMLVPMLVWRFGR, encoded by the coding sequence TTGCCACTCGACGCCTGGTTTCACCAGGCGACAGATTGGCCTGACGCCGTGCTTCCCGCCTACGATGGCGGCTCGATCGCCAACCTTCCTGTTTCCATCCTTCGAGCATTCGGTGTGCCGGTTTGCGTCAATCCCCTCGTATCGCCGCTCGATGAGAGCATTCTTCCGCGCGAACTGCTCGATAACGCGCGCGTTGTCGTGCTTGTCGTCGTCGACGGGCTGAGCTCGGCGGCGCTCGAACGAGACGCGTTCTGTGTGGACGTCATCCCCCCGGTCATCAAACGGACGATAACCTCGGTGTTTCCAACAACCACTGCTGCGGCGCTGACGTCGCTGCAATATGGAACGTCGCCTGGCTCACATGGAATGGCCGGCTACACTGTCTTCCTGCCAGCCCTTGGACGTGTCATTAACCTCGTGCGATTCAAGCCGGTAGACGGTAGCTCAATCGATTCAAAGCGCCTGGATCCACGCGCCATGGTCGTTACGCCGTCCATCTTCGATCGGCTTCGAGACGTCGGGGTTGGCTCGGTGGTTGTCTCTCACCAGGAGTACGAGCGTAGTCCGTTGACTCTGGCGCAGTCGGGCGATACGGAATATCTGGGGCATCGAACGTTGGCGGAGATGGCGGCTCGGTTGTCGAGCGCCGTCCGCCGGCCGGGCCGACGATTCGTGTTCGGCTATTGGGCTGGGGTCGACATGCTCTCCCACACCTGGGGACCCGCGAGCGACGCCGCTCGGCTCGACTTCCGGTTGTTCCAGCGCGCGCTTGTCGACGGTGTCCTGATCCCGCTTCGAGATCGTGGCGAGGATGCTGTCGTGATCGTGACGGCCGACCACGGACATACGACCGTCGATCCCGAACGGCAGATATCGCTGGCTGATCTCGCGCGAGTCGTCGGAGGATGGGCCGGCCCCCCGACGGGCGAACGTCGTGCCGTCGGTCTCACCGTCCCGACTGGCTCAAGGGCAATGCTGGCGTCGGCAGTCAGCGGACGCGGCGCAGTCGTGCCGGTCGCCGATGCCATGCTGCACGGACTGTTCGGGCCTCCCCCGCATCACCCCGAGCTGATCAGTCGCATCGGCGATCTCTTGCTTCTCGCGCGGGCGAACGCATCATTCCCGTATCGCGTTCATGGAGAAAACAAGCCGCCCGCGTTGGGCGCCCACGGATCTCTGACCGCCGACGAGATGCTGGTCCCGATGCTGGTCTGGCGCTTCGGGCGCTAG
- a CDS encoding peptide ABC transporter substrate-binding protein yields MDERTPGLDEIRAELLAGRLDRRTVLKRGMALGLSAPIIAGLLAACGGSEKATSTPKAEATTAATQPAAASSPTAAATAPAATSPTTGGTTASPTAPAAVPSVPGHGRGKADLLRILYWQAPTILNPHFSQGTKDSAASSLILEPLIDVDIKGNLIPVLAAEIPSLENGGVSKDGLSVTYKLKKDVTWSDGEPFTANDVKFTWQFTTDETAATTTIATYLPIKDVEVVDDHTVTIHFKNAAPGWYSPFATGFGGQILPQHVLKDFTGAKGRDAKFNLNPIGTGPYKVTEFKSGDVMMCEINDKYREADKPYFSKVEFKGGGDATAAARAALQSGETDWGWNLQVEKSVLVPMAESSTVGDLLNTPSVNVERLIVNFADPNKEVDGARSEPSTQHPFLTDKSVRQALSLAADRQTVADQLYGPAGKATPNILVAPEKFASQNTSFEFNLDKAKQTLDAAGWTGSPRAKGDVEIKILYQTTINPLRQKTQEIIKQGWESIGVPTELKSIDAGVYFSSDAGNPDTAAHLYADIEMYTSGPSSPYPIDYMTNWKSVNPAVDIAQKSNQWAGGNIHRWVNEDYNKLYTQALTELDEAKQVKLFWGMNDLVVNEIVVVPLVHRSDVTANSKKLKGFETSPWTPDVHDIANWYFEG; encoded by the coding sequence ATGGACGAACGAACTCCGGGATTGGATGAGATTCGCGCCGAGTTGCTCGCAGGCCGCCTCGACCGGCGAACGGTGCTGAAGCGCGGCATGGCGCTTGGCCTCAGTGCCCCGATCATCGCCGGCCTCCTTGCCGCCTGCGGCGGCAGTGAGAAGGCCACGTCGACACCGAAAGCCGAAGCAACCACCGCCGCCACGCAACCGGCCGCCGCCTCAAGCCCAACCGCCGCAGCCACAGCGCCGGCGGCCACCAGCCCAACCACCGGCGGTACAACCGCAAGCCCGACAGCGCCCGCAGCCGTGCCAAGCGTGCCCGGCCATGGCCGCGGCAAGGCGGACCTGCTGCGTATCCTGTACTGGCAGGCGCCGACGATCCTCAATCCGCACTTCTCGCAGGGCACCAAGGACTCGGCGGCGTCATCGCTCATTCTTGAGCCGCTTATCGACGTCGACATCAAAGGCAACCTGATCCCCGTCCTCGCCGCCGAGATCCCCTCGCTGGAGAATGGCGGCGTCTCGAAGGACGGCTTGAGCGTCACCTACAAGCTCAAGAAGGATGTCACCTGGTCCGACGGGGAGCCGTTCACTGCCAACGACGTCAAGTTCACCTGGCAGTTCACCACCGACGAGACTGCCGCCACCACGACCATCGCAACCTATCTCCCGATCAAGGACGTTGAGGTGGTCGACGACCATACGGTGACGATCCACTTCAAGAACGCCGCGCCAGGGTGGTACTCACCGTTCGCGACCGGCTTCGGCGGGCAGATCCTGCCCCAGCACGTCCTGAAGGACTTCACCGGAGCGAAGGGGCGCGATGCCAAGTTCAATCTGAACCCGATAGGCACGGGTCCGTACAAAGTGACCGAGTTCAAGTCCGGCGACGTCATGATGTGCGAGATCAACGACAAGTACCGCGAGGCCGACAAGCCCTACTTCTCCAAGGTCGAGTTCAAGGGCGGCGGCGACGCCACCGCCGCAGCCCGCGCCGCGCTGCAATCTGGCGAGACCGACTGGGGCTGGAATCTCCAGGTCGAGAAATCCGTCCTCGTCCCGATGGCCGAGAGCAGCACTGTCGGCGATCTGCTTAACACCCCGAGCGTCAACGTCGAGCGGCTCATCGTCAACTTCGCCGACCCCAACAAGGAAGTCGATGGCGCGCGCTCCGAGCCCAGCACGCAGCATCCCTTCCTGACCGACAAGTCGGTCCGTCAGGCGCTTTCACTTGCTGCCGATCGTCAGACCGTCGCCGACCAGCTCTACGGGCCGGCCGGCAAGGCGACACCGAACATCCTCGTCGCGCCGGAGAAGTTCGCCTCCCAGAACACCTCGTTCGAGTTCAATCTCGACAAGGCCAAGCAGACGCTCGACGCGGCCGGATGGACCGGCAGCCCGCGCGCCAAGGGCGATGTCGAGATCAAGATCCTCTACCAGACCACGATCAACCCACTGCGCCAGAAGACGCAGGAGATCATCAAGCAGGGCTGGGAGAGCATCGGCGTGCCGACCGAGCTGAAGTCGATCGATGCGGGTGTCTACTTCTCGTCGGACGCCGGCAACCCTGACACGGCTGCCCACTTGTACGCCGATATCGAGATGTACACCAGCGGTCCGTCGAGCCCGTATCCGATCGACTACATGACGAACTGGAAATCGGTGAACCCGGCTGTTGATATTGCGCAGAAGTCCAACCAGTGGGCCGGCGGGAATATCCATCGCTGGGTCAACGAGGACTACAACAAGCTGTACACCCAGGCGCTAACCGAGTTGGATGAGGCCAAGCAGGTCAAGCTCTTCTGGGGCATGAACGACCTCGTCGTCAACGAGATCGTCGTCGTTCCGCTCGTCCACCGTTCCGACGTGACGGCGAACAGCAAGAAGCTGAAGGGCTTCGAGACTTCGCCGTGGACGCCAGATGTCCACGACATCGCCAACTGGTACTTCGAGGGATAG
- a CDS encoding peptide ABC transporter substrate-binding protein, whose product MENYFHEIDELRAEALEGRLDRRSVLKRGIALGLSAPIIAGLLAACGGSEKATSTPAAAATSPSGGGEATKPAATAPSGGSEATKPVEASPTTGGGSGEATEPGHGRGKADLLRILYWQAPTSLNPHFSQGTKDSAAASLILEPLIDVDIAGNLIPVLAAEIPSLENGSVAKDGTSITYKLRQGVTWSDGEPFTANDVKFTWQFTTDETAATTTIAKYIDIKDIEVVDDHTVTIHFKNPTPGWYSPFATGFGGQILPEHILKDFMGANARNAAFNLAPVGTGPYKLTEFKPGDVMMCEINDKYREADKPYFSKVEFKGGGDATSAARAALQSGETDWAWNLQVEKSVLVPMAEGSTVGDLVNTPSVNVERLLVNFADPNKEVDGARSEPSTQHPFLSDKSVREALMLASDRQTVADQLYGPAGKATPNILVAPEKFASQNTSFEFNLDKAKQTLDAAGWTGSPRAKGGVPIKILYQTTINPLRQKTQEIIKQGWESIGVPTELKSIDAGVYFSSDAGNPDTAAHFYADIEMLTDGPASPYPLSYVAGWKSIDPDVDLAQKSNQWAGGNIHRWVNEDFNKLYTQAVTELDEAKQVKLFWGMNDLVVNEIVVVPLVHRADVTANSKKLKGFKPSPWTPDVHDIANWYFEG is encoded by the coding sequence ATGGAGAACTACTTCCACGAGATCGATGAGTTGCGGGCCGAGGCTCTCGAGGGCCGTCTGGACCGCCGCTCGGTGCTCAAGCGCGGTATCGCGCTCGGCTTGAGCGCGCCGATCATCGCCGGACTCCTCGCCGCCTGCGGTGGCAGCGAGAAGGCCACGTCTACACCTGCCGCGGCCGCGACAAGCCCCTCGGGTGGTGGCGAGGCAACCAAACCAGCCGCCACAGCCCCATCGGGTGGCAGTGAGGCGACGAAGCCCGTCGAGGCAAGCCCGACAACTGGCGGCGGCTCTGGAGAAGCGACCGAGCCGGGCCATGGCCGCGGCAAGGCGGACCTGCTGCGTATCCTGTACTGGCAGGCGCCGACAAGCCTCAACCCGCATTTCTCGCAGGGCACCAAGGATTCGGCAGCAGCGTCGCTCATTCTTGAGCCACTCATTGACGTCGATATCGCGGGCAACCTGATCCCCGTCCTCGCCGCCGAGATCCCCTCGCTGGAGAATGGTTCTGTCGCGAAAGACGGCACCAGCATCACCTACAAGCTCCGGCAGGGTGTCACCTGGTCCGATGGGGAGCCATTCACTGCCAACGACGTCAAGTTCACCTGGCAGTTCACCACCGACGAGACTGCCGCGACGACGACCATCGCAAAGTACATCGATATCAAGGACATTGAGGTGGTCGACGACCACACGGTGACCATCCACTTCAAGAATCCGACCCCGGGCTGGTATTCGCCCTTCGCGACCGGCTTCGGCGGGCAGATCCTGCCTGAGCACATCCTGAAGGACTTCATGGGCGCAAACGCCCGGAACGCCGCGTTCAATCTCGCCCCTGTCGGAACCGGTCCGTACAAGCTGACCGAGTTCAAGCCCGGCGACGTCATGATGTGCGAGATCAACGACAAGTACCGCGAGGCCGACAAGCCCTACTTCTCCAAGGTCGAGTTCAAGGGCGGCGGCGATGCCACTTCCGCGGCCCGCGCCGCGCTGCAGAGTGGCGAGACCGACTGGGCCTGGAACCTCCAGGTCGAGAAGTCCGTCCTCGTCCCGATGGCCGAGGGCAGCACCGTCGGCGATCTCGTCAACACTCCGAGCGTCAACGTCGAGCGCCTTCTCGTCAACTTCGCCGACCCCAACAAGGAAGTCGACGGCGCGCGCTCCGAGCCCAGCACGCAGCATCCCTTCCTGTCCGATAAGTCGGTCCGTGAAGCGCTCATGCTCGCCTCCGATCGCCAGACCGTCGCTGACCAGCTCTACGGGCCGGCCGGCAAGGCGACACCGAACATCCTCGTCGCGCCGGAGAAGTTCGCCTCCCAGAACACCTCGTTCGAGTTCAATCTCGACAAGGCCAAGCAGACGCTCGACGCGGCCGGCTGGACCGGCAGCCCGCGCGCCAAGGGCGGCGTCCCGATCAAGATCCTCTACCAGACCACGATCAACCCACTGCGCCAGAAGACGCAGGAGATCATCAAGCAGGGCTGGGAGAGTATTGGCGTGCCGACCGAGCTGAAGTCGATCGATGCGGGTGTCTACTTCTCGTCGGACGCCGGCAACCCTGACACGGCTGCCCACTTCTACGCGGATATCGAGATGCTGACCGATGGCCCAGCGAGCCCGTACCCGCTCTCGTACGTGGCTGGCTGGAAGTCGATCGATCCGGATGTTGATCTCGCGCAGAAGTCCAACCAGTGGGCCGGCGGGAATATCCATCGCTGGGTCAACGAGGACTTCAACAAGCTGTACACCCAGGCGGTCACCGAGCTGGACGAGGCCAAGCAGGTCAAGCTCTTCTGGGGCATGAACGACCTCGTCGTCAACGAGATCGTCGTCGTTCCGCTCGTCCATCGTGCCGACGTGACGGCGAACAGCAAGAAGCTGAAGGGCTTCAAGCCTTCGCCGTGGACGCCGGATGTCCACGACATCGCCAACTGGTACTTCGAGGGGTAA
- the cphA gene encoding cyanophycin synthetase, whose translation MAVEILDSHVYRGPNIWARVPVIVLKLDIGELEDRPSNLIEGFTDDLIGLMPTLYDHYCSLGRPGGFIERLREGTWMGHVVEHVALELQSLAGSEGTRGLTRSTDARGVYNVIFQYQQPDLGLAAGRLATRLVNALVYRNDAEFNYQSELETLIRLAERIAYGPSTKALVDEAERRGIPVIRLDPRRSLVQLGHGVHQKRIWATVTSATSDIAVDIASNKRLTNQLLRSVGIPVPRSATVSTAEEAVSAARTVRYPVVLKPLDGNHGRGVQINLKTDDEVRASFAGAYEASRSGTVIVESYIVGRDYRILVVGGKMIACAERVPAHVIGDGSRTVRELIDVTNADPRRGIGHEKVLTRISVDESVITLLEKDGLTLDSVPEKGTFVQLRLTGNMSTGGISIDRTDDIHPDNVEIAEQAAQVIGLDVAGIDMITLDINKPVKDQGGAICEVNAGPGFRMHTHPTEGVQRDVARPVLELLFPRGASSRVPIVAVTGTNGKTTTSRMIAHILQMAGRRVGMTTTDGIYIDGTQILRGDMSGPQSAQMVLQNPTIDHAVLETARGGILRSGLGFDRCDVAVVTNVAGDHLGLGGINTIRDLARVKAVVPGATFRDGFVVLNADDKWCIEMESRSRGEVIYVTMDENNEKVREHLRARGKAVVLRQTANGEVIYLIEGKRETAVLDVRYIPATFEGRARVNIKNALSATGAAFGSNLPLEAIRTGLRSFSTSFYQAPGRLNLMEVGGFRVIVDYCHNPHGMEELAEFIRRMMPSRTIGMIAVPGDRRDEDVIRFTEVAAPVFDEFIIREDSNPRGRQRGEVPELIKATLVKNGVNEDRVTVILNELDAAAAAMDHARPDDLVVLLADKPAEVWELAVSRASGSQPAGGRA comes from the coding sequence ATGGCTGTCGAAATCCTGGATTCCCACGTCTACCGTGGCCCGAACATCTGGGCTCGCGTCCCCGTGATCGTCTTGAAGCTCGATATTGGCGAGCTCGAGGATCGGCCCTCGAACCTGATCGAAGGCTTCACGGACGACCTGATCGGGTTGATGCCGACACTCTACGATCACTATTGCTCGCTGGGGCGACCAGGCGGGTTCATCGAACGCCTGCGAGAGGGAACATGGATGGGCCACGTCGTCGAGCACGTGGCGCTCGAGCTCCAGTCGCTCGCCGGCTCCGAGGGCACGCGCGGACTGACGCGCTCGACCGACGCGCGTGGCGTCTACAATGTCATCTTTCAATACCAGCAGCCGGACCTTGGCCTGGCAGCCGGCCGACTCGCAACTCGTCTGGTTAACGCGCTCGTCTATCGCAATGACGCTGAGTTCAACTATCAGTCGGAGCTGGAAACGCTCATTCGGCTTGCCGAGCGGATCGCATATGGTCCGAGCACCAAGGCATTGGTCGATGAGGCCGAGCGCCGGGGAATTCCGGTGATCCGCCTCGATCCGCGTCGCTCGCTGGTCCAGCTCGGACACGGTGTTCACCAGAAGCGTATCTGGGCCACCGTTACCTCTGCTACGAGCGATATCGCCGTGGACATCGCCAGCAACAAGCGCCTGACGAACCAGCTCTTGCGGAGCGTCGGGATTCCTGTCCCACGATCGGCGACAGTCAGTACCGCCGAGGAAGCAGTCTCGGCAGCGCGGACGGTCCGCTATCCCGTCGTGCTCAAGCCACTCGATGGCAATCACGGGCGCGGCGTGCAGATCAACCTGAAGACCGACGACGAGGTGCGGGCAAGCTTTGCGGGAGCGTACGAAGCGAGCCGAAGCGGGACGGTGATCGTCGAGTCCTACATCGTTGGGCGTGACTATCGGATCCTGGTCGTCGGCGGCAAGATGATCGCCTGCGCCGAACGGGTTCCCGCGCACGTGATCGGCGATGGCTCGCGCACCGTTCGTGAGCTAATCGATGTGACCAATGCCGACCCACGACGTGGCATCGGACACGAGAAGGTTCTGACACGAATAAGCGTTGACGAATCAGTCATCACCCTGCTTGAAAAGGACGGGCTGACGTTGGATTCCGTGCCAGAAAAAGGCACGTTCGTCCAGCTTCGGCTCACGGGGAACATGTCGACCGGTGGCATCTCGATCGACCGGACTGATGATATTCATCCGGATAATGTGGAGATCGCCGAACAGGCGGCGCAGGTCATCGGCCTCGATGTCGCTGGCATCGACATGATCACGCTCGATATCAACAAGCCGGTCAAGGATCAGGGCGGGGCGATCTGCGAGGTCAATGCCGGCCCCGGATTCCGAATGCATACGCACCCGACCGAAGGCGTTCAGCGCGATGTCGCCAGACCGGTCCTGGAGCTGCTCTTCCCGCGCGGCGCGTCGTCGCGCGTGCCGATTGTGGCGGTGACCGGGACGAATGGGAAGACCACGACGAGCCGCATGATCGCGCACATTCTGCAGATGGCCGGCCGTCGCGTCGGGATGACAACGACCGACGGCATCTACATCGACGGCACCCAGATCTTGCGTGGCGACATGAGTGGCCCGCAGAGCGCGCAGATGGTGCTACAGAACCCGACCATCGATCACGCGGTCCTGGAGACCGCTCGTGGCGGGATCCTGAGATCCGGCCTCGGTTTCGACCGTTGCGATGTCGCAGTTGTTACGAACGTTGCCGGCGATCACCTTGGTCTTGGCGGAATCAACACCATCCGTGATCTCGCGCGAGTCAAGGCGGTCGTTCCCGGCGCCACGTTCCGCGACGGATTCGTCGTGCTCAACGCCGACGACAAGTGGTGCATCGAGATGGAGTCCAGATCACGCGGCGAGGTGATCTACGTGACGATGGACGAAAACAACGAGAAGGTGCGAGAGCATCTGCGGGCCCGCGGCAAGGCGGTAGTGCTGCGCCAGACTGCTAACGGCGAGGTGATCTATCTCATCGAGGGTAAGCGGGAGACCGCGGTGCTCGATGTTCGTTACATTCCGGCTACGTTCGAGGGCCGGGCGCGCGTGAATATCAAGAACGCCCTGTCGGCAACCGGCGCGGCCTTTGGGTCGAACCTGCCGCTGGAAGCGATTCGGACCGGGTTACGGTCGTTCTCGACCTCGTTCTACCAGGCTCCGGGTCGGCTCAACCTGATGGAGGTCGGCGGATTCCGGGTGATCGTCGACTACTGTCACAATCCCCATGGCATGGAGGAGCTCGCCGAGTTCATCCGGCGGATGATGCCGTCACGGACGATCGGCATGATCGCGGTTCCCGGGGACCGCCGCGACGAGGACGTGATTCGGTTCACCGAGGTGGCGGCGCCAGTGTTCGACGAGTTCATCATCCGCGAGGATTCAAATCCGCGTGGCCGGCAGCGCGGCGAGGTTCCAGAGCTGATCAAGGCTACGCTCGTCAAGAACGGGGTCAATGAAGATCGAGTGACCGTGATTCTGAACGAGCTCGACGCCGCGGCAGCAGCGATGGATCACGCTCGGCCGGACGATCTCGTCGTGTTGCTGGCCGACAAGCCCGCCGAAGTCTGGGAGCTGGCGGTGTCACGCGCATCTGGTTCCCAACCTGCCGGCGGACGCGCCTGA
- a CDS encoding MFS transporter, which translates to MATTDERDSTAAPADERATEPAGMFQSISAYPGFRLLFLGTMATNSAFWMYQIAIGWLALDLTNSPLFVGLTGFAGGIPLLLFALPSGVIIDRVDRRSVLMVAQVGIMIVATAFAVMIATGIANRWSILVLAFLYGTVMSFVFPTRNAIVPNLVDRRDLVNAVALNAAGQNSTRVVGPSLAGVLIGIIGVSGTFGVAAAMQILALVWTAKLPKMASDVAARTTSLRRNLAEGIRAVTQDDFLKGLILLATIVTVLIMPYINLMPVFARDEMGLGATGLGILMACTGLGSVVGALAVARWRRLGFLPGIQIWSAAAFAGLVLVFSLTSSLLPAAALLFVAGVVSAVYMAINQTVLQLRVDDAVRGRVLSIYLLTWGMLPLGQLPLGAIADRVGAPIATAGACVAAVVLIGFVTLRYPSLRN; encoded by the coding sequence ATGGCAACGACCGACGAACGCGACAGCACGGCTGCGCCTGCAGACGAACGCGCCACCGAGCCAGCGGGCATGTTCCAGTCGATCAGCGCATATCCTGGTTTCCGACTGTTGTTCCTTGGGACGATGGCGACGAACTCCGCTTTCTGGATGTACCAGATCGCGATTGGGTGGCTGGCGCTCGATCTGACTAATTCACCGCTGTTCGTCGGCCTTACCGGATTCGCTGGCGGAATACCTCTCCTCCTCTTCGCGCTCCCATCCGGCGTCATCATCGATCGGGTCGACCGACGCTCAGTCCTGATGGTGGCACAGGTGGGGATCATGATCGTCGCCACCGCATTCGCAGTCATGATCGCCACTGGTATTGCGAACCGCTGGTCAATTCTCGTGCTCGCGTTTCTCTACGGCACCGTGATGTCCTTCGTATTCCCAACGCGGAACGCGATCGTGCCAAACCTTGTGGATCGGCGCGATCTCGTCAACGCAGTCGCCCTCAATGCTGCCGGCCAGAACTCGACGCGTGTCGTCGGGCCGTCGCTCGCCGGGGTGCTCATTGGCATCATCGGCGTCTCCGGCACGTTCGGGGTTGCCGCAGCCATGCAGATTCTGGCGCTGGTCTGGACGGCCAAGCTGCCGAAGATGGCGTCCGATGTCGCCGCACGGACTACCTCGCTACGACGTAACCTCGCAGAGGGCATCCGGGCCGTCACCCAGGATGACTTCCTGAAGGGTCTGATCCTTCTGGCAACGATCGTCACGGTTCTGATCATGCCGTACATCAACCTGATGCCAGTATTCGCCCGCGATGAGATGGGGCTCGGGGCGACCGGTCTGGGAATCCTGATGGCATGCACCGGTCTCGGCAGCGTAGTGGGCGCGCTCGCTGTGGCCCGCTGGCGCAGGCTCGGATTCCTGCCCGGCATCCAGATCTGGAGCGCGGCAGCCTTCGCCGGCCTCGTGCTCGTATTCTCGCTGACATCTTCGCTCCTGCCAGCGGCGGCGCTGTTGTTCGTCGCCGGAGTCGTCAGCGCCGTGTACATGGCGATCAACCAGACCGTGCTCCAGCTGCGGGTGGATGACGCAGTGCGCGGGCGGGTGCTGTCGATCTATCTACTGACGTGGGGGATGTTGCCGCTCGGTCAGCTTCCGCTGGGCGCGATCGCCGATCGCGTTGGCGCGCCGATCGCAACCGCTGGGGCCTGCGTTGCGGCGGTAGTCCTGATCGGGTTCGTCACACTCCGATATCCATCCTTGCGTAACTGA
- a CDS encoding PaaI family thioesterase, which yields MSEPWDASASPINEDTIGHHCFGCGGLNPIGLRLRFRPLEGGGVWAEFTPAREHEGYLGMVHGGISATILDEAMNWAVTNEGDIAVTARMAVTYRRPLAVGRRVRVTARIDERRSRAIDTRAEIRQVDTEELLAEAEGRFMRVSAAQAEAWRDSYGMQYDDSPFADAARRTASANR from the coding sequence ATGAGCGAACCCTGGGATGCCTCGGCGTCGCCGATCAATGAGGATACGATTGGCCACCATTGCTTCGGCTGCGGGGGCCTGAATCCGATCGGACTGCGCCTGCGGTTCCGGCCGCTCGAAGGCGGCGGGGTCTGGGCCGAGTTTACGCCGGCCCGCGAGCACGAGGGTTACCTCGGGATGGTTCACGGGGGAATCTCCGCAACGATTCTCGACGAGGCGATGAACTGGGCCGTGACGAACGAGGGCGATATTGCCGTTACCGCTCGGATGGCGGTGACGTATCGACGACCGCTTGCGGTTGGACGACGGGTGCGGGTAACAGCCCGCATCGACGAGCGACGTTCTCGCGCGATCGATACGCGCGCTGAAATACGACAGGTGGACACGGAGGAGCTGCTTGCTGAGGCAGAGGGCCGATTCATGCGTGTGTCGGCGGCGCAAGCCGAGGCGTGGCGTGATTCCTACGGTATGCAATACGATGATTCTCCGTTTGCGGACGCTGCGCGACGCACAGCATCCGCGAATCGTTGA